One genomic region from Populus nigra chromosome 8, ddPopNigr1.1, whole genome shotgun sequence encodes:
- the LOC133700973 gene encoding IRK-interacting protein-like: MAISSPPSKPPSSPPPPPTVVLPLQSPHFTPIQECEREEQYDELSEEGSQTTTSKATPVNFIDKRATPKHHPTPLREKNGKPSAKKRYGDSNDRDAGGGGGGGSISCNKCRPHAREKISVVPLDNNGLNKHSSIASPNGIFKSIFSSLTRKSPKSTVDVSIAREEQWKIAIAELSHKLIQATRKRDEALLETSRLKYSMAELEKKLNKLEIYCHNLKSGLDECSSSSPLYQIGKGYNTHQYQQNGLIGVSEKVIEQFLISVSEARSSVRLLSRSLTMQLRHMGVKVYERISVLLQPYDIKISFSKNPKGVLFYLEALLNKAFFEDFESVGFQKTSVNQILNPIDRCEANYASFNVLRDLTWEEVLNQGTRHFSEEFSKFCDRKMSEIVAMLGWNRAWPEPLLQAFFGASKNIWLVHLLANSVHPGFPIFRVDKGVNFDSIYMEDMDGDRARKLVPTMVRIMVAPGFYVYDNVVKCKVLCRYHNPSVNNVKGLTPSPGFV, translated from the exons ATGGCAATTTCATCTCCTCCCTCTAAACCTCCTTcctctcctcctccaccaccaacaGTAGTACTCCCTCTTCAATCTCCTCATTTCACTCCT ATTCAAGAATGTGAAAGAGAAGAACAATATGATGAACTCAGTGAAGAGGGAAGCCAAACTACTACTAGCAAAGCAACACCAGTTAATTTTATAGACAAGAGAGCAACACCAAAGCACCATCCAACACCTCTCCGTGAAAAAAATGGCAAGCCGAGCGCCAAGAAACGATATGGTGATAGCAATGATAGAGATgccggcggcggcggcggcggcggttCAATTTCTTGTAACAAATGCCGTCCACATGCAAGAGAGAAGATCTCGGTGGTTCCCTTGGACAATAATGGCTTAAACAAGCATTCATCTATTGCAAGTCCTAATGGGATTTTCAAGTCCATATTTTCTTCATTGACTAGAAAGAGTCCAAAATCCACTGTTGATGTGTCAATAGCAAGAGAAGAGCAATGGAAGATTGCAATAGCTGAGCTTTCTCACAAGTTGATCCAAGCAACAAGAAAGAGAGATGAAGCACTTCTTGAAACTTCAAGGCTCAAGTACTCAATGGCTGAACTTGAAAAGAAGCTTAACAAGCTTGAAATTTATTGCCATAATTTGAAGTCTGGACTTGAtgaatgcagcagcagcagccccCTTTATCAGATTGGAAAAGGTTACAATACTCACCAATATCAACAAAATGGACTTATTGGGGTTAGTGAAAAAGTGATAGAGCAATTTTTGATTTCAGTATCAGAAGCTAGGTCCTCTGTTAGGCTATTAAGCAGGTCACTTACTATGCAACTAAGGCACATGGGAGTAAAAGTTTACGAGAGAATATCTGTGTTGCTGCAACCTTATGATATAAAGATTTCATTCTCCAAGAATCCGAAAGGTGTGCTCTTTTACCTCGAGGCCTTGTTGAACAAAGCTTTCTTTgaagattttgaatctgttggGTTCCAAAAGACATCTGTGAATCAAATATTGAACCCAATTGATAGATGTGAAGCAAACTACGCGTCATTTAACGTGCTTAGAGATTTGACATGGGAGGAGGTATTGAATCAAGGGACAAGGCATTTCAGTGAAGAGTTTAGCAAGTTTTGTGATAGGAAAATGAGTGAGATTGTGGCTATGTTGGGGTGGAATAGAGCCTGGCCTGAGCCATTGTTGCAGGCATTCTTTGGTGCTTCTAAAAACATATGGTTGGTGCACCTTTTGGCCAATTCCGTGCACCCTGGCTTTCCAATCTTCAGGGTGGATAAAGGGGTGAACTTTGACTCAATTTACATGGAGGATATGGATGGAGACAGGGCAAGGAAGTTGGTCCCAACCATGGTTCGGATCATGGTAGCACCTGGGTTCTATGTTTATGATAACGTTGTCAAATGCAAGGTCCTTTGCAGGTACCATAATCCTAGTGTTAATAATGTTAAGGGTTTAACCCCTTCTCCAGGGTTTGTTTGA